The genomic interval GAGCAATACGCTGATATTGTGGCGGCTGTTGTGCTTTCCCCTGCCCCCGATTATGGCGGGCTGAAACCCAACCCAGAGGGAGTCGTCAGCCGTCCGGTACGCCTTTACGCGGCGAAAAGTGAGGCAGACAATCCAACCCTAGGCACGTGGTACAAGCAGTTTCCAGAGGTGATCACCCCCGCCGAGAAAGGGCATGGCATATCGCTTCTGACCGATAGCCAAACGATGGCGGGTGACATTGGCGATTGGTTCACCGCAAAGATGCCAAGTGAGACAGCGAACCCTGTCGTCCCCATCTATGACCCATATACTTTTTACTGCTGTGCGGGGTGGCGATCCTTGTTTACCTTTGGCTTGGCTGGTTTTGTTATTATCCTCCGTGCGCCGAAACGATATAGGATGTAATGACCACAGCGAATCCATCTGCGCCACCGCGAAAGCGGGCGGTTCTTGCCTTTCTCGCTTTTTTAATCCTCACCCTTGTGGGGGTGGGGGTTGCCACCGCCGCGCTCTACGAACGACGTGTGCTGACACGCGGCTGGAGCGACCCCGCCACCGATGCGGCGCTCCCCTTTCGGGGAGCGCTGCCCGGCGTCAATGTTGACCTCACCCAGTACGCGCCGGAGGCACTCCCCGCCGAACTCGCCAGAATTGCTCAGGCGGGTTTTGTGTGGGTGCGCCAGACCTTTGATTGGGCGCTGATCGAGCCGAGCGAGGGCGTCTTTGATTTCAGCGCCTACGCGCCGATCATGGATGCGCTGCGCGAGATACCGACTCTGCGTCTTGTCGCTGTGCTGGATTCCACGCCAGCGTGGGCGCGTCGCCCGGAGGCATCAGATCGACTCTACGCCCCCCCTGCGAGCATGGCGGCGTTCGCCACCTTTGCGGCGGAGCTTGCGCGGCGTTATGGCGACCAGATCGATCACTACCAAGTTTGGGACGAGCCAAACCTGAACACCCATTGGGGTGGGCTTGATCCACGCCCCGCCGATTACGCCGCCATGCTCAAGGCGGTATATGCGGCGATCCATGCCGCCGATGGCACGGCGACGGTGATCGCCGCCGGACTTGCCCCAACGATGGAGACGGGTCCGCGCAACCTGAGCGATGTCGTCTACCTAGAGGCGCTCTATGCGGCGGGCGCGGCAGATGCCTTCGACGCGGCGGCGGGCAAACCGTATGGCTTTGATCACAGCCCCGATGACCGCACCGTAGACGCCAACCGCCTAAACTTTTCGCGCCTTATTTTGCTGCGCGAGGTGATGGTAAAACACGGTGACGGGCGTAAACCGCTGTGGGGCAGTCATTTTGGCTGGAACAGCCTTCCGCCCGATTGGACGGGGCGCCCCTCGATATGGGGCGCAGTGGATTCCCTCGCCCAAGAGAGCTATACCCGCCGTGCCTATGAACGGGCGGCGAATGAATGGGCATGGGCGGGCGGGTTGATCCTTGCCTATTGGCAGCCCGCCGCCCCCGCCGATGATCCGATTCAAGGGTTCGCCGTGCGAGAGAAGGCGCGGGCGTGGTTTGCCGATGGGGCGTTCTTCGACACCGCTGGAGCGCTGCCTCCCGGACTGTATCCGCCGGACGATCCTCGTCTAGCCTACAGCGGGCGATGGCGCTTTGGGGCGTTGGGCGCAGACCTTCAGATCGCCCCCGATGAAAGCCCGCCCGCCGATGGTTCAGGGCATACGATTCGTTTTCGCTTTCGGGGTGGCTCGCTTGGTTTTCTCGTCCGGCGGGGGGATTTCACCGCTTACCTCTACCCCCGTGTGGACGGGCAGCCGGGGAACACGCTCCCCCGCATCCCGGAGGGAAACCCAGTAGGCGGCGGGGAAGCCTACATATTGCTCAAATCACCCACCCGCGATCCGCTCACCGAGATGATTCAAGCGGCACGCCTCCCACATGGCGACCATGAGGCAGCGGTGGGAGCATGGCTTGGCTATGATCAGTGGATTCTGGCGGGGGTGGGAGTGGGCAGCCCGCCGCCCTCAGAGGATGGACGGCTGACCCTCGGCGTTCTGGTCGCGCTCATCGGCGGGATTGGGGCGGCGTTCAGCACATGGCGAGCGCGGCGGATACTGCGGGCGGCGGCAGAGCCTGTCCTCCATTATTCAGGTCGGA from Anaerolineales bacterium carries:
- a CDS encoding O-antigen ligase family protein; this translates as MTTANPSAPPRKRAVLAFLAFLILTLVGVGVATAALYERRVLTRGWSDPATDAALPFRGALPGVNVDLTQYAPEALPAELARIAQAGFVWVRQTFDWALIEPSEGVFDFSAYAPIMDALREIPTLRLVAVLDSTPAWARRPEASDRLYAPPASMAAFATFAAELARRYGDQIDHYQVWDEPNLNTHWGGLDPRPADYAAMLKAVYAAIHAADGTATVIAAGLAPTMETGPRNLSDVVYLEALYAAGAADAFDAAAGKPYGFDHSPDDRTVDANRLNFSRLILLREVMVKHGDGRKPLWGSHFGWNSLPPDWTGRPSIWGAVDSLAQESYTRRAYERAANEWAWAGGLILAYWQPAAPADDPIQGFAVREKARAWFADGAFFDTAGALPPGLYPPDDPRLAYSGRWRFGALGADLQIAPDESPPADGSGHTIRFRFRGGSLGFLVRRGDFTAYLYPRVDGQPGNTLPRIPEGNPVGGGEAYILLKSPTRDPLTEMIQAARLPHGDHEAAVGAWLGYDQWILAGVGVGSPPPSEDGRLTLGVLVALIGGIGAAFSTWRARRILRAAAEPVLHYSGRMGGVLGGIGVSLAAAVGMALTLNNALPELLRRDIPALFLTGIVVGGLSFSPILPLTGVALIALWVLIYNRPLIGLALIVFWMPFFLAPIDLHVYALPMVELATLITASVVAVRAFFGWMLRSAADPFRRYAPPAHQRTPLRWAFMDTALIAFVILGALSLTWSAQINPASRELRIMILQPILFYALLRLYRPTVEDAVRLVDVLILAGGAVALYGMIGYLTGGWGITLAEGGSRRLMSVYTSPNNLALFLGRVLPFAVAFVLIAPGRPRKIAAAMLSALIGAALLLTQSVGALLIGVPAALIVVLLLWDRRRGLLAAGAILIAVGGIIALARFVPRLQGAFDVSRSSSFIRVQLWTSTLNLLSERPLTGAGLDQFLYLYRSRYILPEAWQEPDLSHPHNILLDFWVRLGIGGVALLIALQAAFWQAAWRAYRAARAKAHLPQGDPRLLAVIVGGMGVMTDVLAHGLVDHSYFVTDLAYVFCFLLALVTIFGGAGYTSEMAAKREDQHEWEGAASS